From Psychroflexus torquis ATCC 700755, the proteins below share one genomic window:
- a CDS encoding M1 family metallopeptidase has product MKRIYIFLFIFCFPLTMHSQIVNADQELFSRADTLRGGLRAERTSFDVLSYTLDIKVNPEKRYIQGFNEIEFEVRASTKRIQLDLFQNMKIDSVIFESKSLNYEREFNAVFINFDKSLQKNSVQNLKFYYSGYPKVAKNAPWDGGFVFSKDSNDKPFIGVAVQGTGASLWYPNKDHQSDEPESVDIKVSVPNGLMNVSNGRLIAETAIEDGYTQWHWRVEHPINNYNITLNIADYVHFKDQYNELSLDYYVLKENLDKAKQQFQQVHPMMDCFYEKFGDYPFQKDGFKLVETPYLGMEHQSAVAYGNGYQNGYLGTDLSKTGIGLKWDFIIIHESAHEWFGNSVSAADIADMWIHESFTAYAESVFVECEFGKKEAIRYLYGLRDIIANDRPIIGKYGVNHEGSGDMYYKGANMLNTLRSVIDNDEKWWSLLKEFHKTFKYQTIQANDVINFYNSRTELNLKPIFDQYLKYSSIPELQLKFDKNKTLYLRWKTDVENFKMPIDFQNVEEGQLSRAVIDNNWKKIEVELEDLGDLAINKYGYYITIIQVK; this is encoded by the coding sequence ATGAAACGAATATACATTTTCCTTTTCATCTTCTGTTTCCCCTTAACAATGCACTCACAAATAGTGAATGCTGATCAAGAACTATTTAGCAGAGCAGATACTTTAAGAGGAGGTTTACGCGCAGAACGCACAAGTTTTGATGTACTCTCTTATACCTTGGACATTAAAGTAAATCCAGAGAAAAGATATATTCAGGGTTTTAATGAAATTGAATTTGAAGTCAGAGCTTCGACCAAGCGCATACAATTGGATTTATTTCAAAATATGAAGATTGACTCTGTTATTTTTGAAAGTAAATCTCTAAATTATGAGAGAGAGTTCAATGCGGTTTTTATCAATTTCGATAAGTCACTTCAAAAGAATTCTGTCCAAAACCTCAAATTTTATTATTCAGGATATCCAAAGGTTGCGAAAAATGCTCCTTGGGATGGTGGTTTTGTTTTTTCTAAAGATAGTAATGATAAGCCCTTTATAGGCGTAGCTGTTCAAGGAACAGGGGCGAGTTTATGGTATCCTAATAAAGACCACCAAAGCGATGAACCAGAGTCTGTTGATATAAAAGTGAGTGTTCCCAATGGACTTATGAATGTTTCCAACGGAAGATTAATTGCTGAAACAGCCATAGAAGATGGTTATACACAGTGGCACTGGAGAGTAGAACACCCTATTAACAACTATAATATCACGTTGAATATTGCTGATTATGTTCATTTTAAAGACCAGTATAACGAGTTGTCTTTAGATTATTATGTTCTAAAAGAAAATTTGGACAAAGCAAAGCAACAGTTCCAACAAGTTCACCCTATGATGGATTGTTTTTATGAAAAATTTGGAGACTATCCATTTCAAAAGGACGGCTTCAAACTAGTGGAAACTCCTTATTTAGGGATGGAACATCAAAGTGCTGTAGCTTATGGAAATGGCTACCAAAATGGGTATTTGGGCACTGACCTCTCCAAAACTGGAATTGGTCTTAAATGGGACTTTATTATCATCCACGAATCTGCTCACGAGTGGTTTGGAAATAGCGTCTCTGCAGCAGATATAGCGGATATGTGGATACATGAAAGCTTTACAGCCTATGCAGAATCTGTTTTTGTTGAATGTGAGTTTGGTAAAAAAGAAGCGATAAGGTATTTATACGGCCTTAGAGATATTATAGCGAACGATAGGCCTATAATAGGTAAATATGGAGTAAATCATGAAGGTTCTGGAGATATGTACTACAAAGGAGCTAATATGCTCAATACACTGAGAAGCGTCATTGATAACGATGAAAAATGGTGGAGTCTGTTAAAAGAATTTCATAAAACGTTTAAGTATCAAACCATCCAAGCAAACGATGTTATCAATTTCTACAACAGCAGGACCGAACTTAATCTCAAACCTATTTTCGACCAATACCTCAAATACAGTTCTATTCCTGAATTGCAACTTAAATTTGATAAGAATAAAACACTATATCTACGTTGGAAAACAGATGTTGAAAATTTTAAAATGCCTATTGATTTTCAGAATGTTGAAGAAGGTCAATTATCAAGAGCAGTTATAGACAACAATTGGAAAAAGATTGAAGTAGAATTGGAAGATCTTGGAGATTTGGCCATCAATAAATATGGATACTATATAACTATTATCCAAGTCAAATAA
- the deoD gene encoding purine-nucleoside phosphorylase, producing MSVHINAKKGEIAETILLPGDPLRAKWIAETYLENISCYNEVRGMLGYTGTYKGRKISVQGTGMGIPSISIYAHELISEFGVKNLIRVGSAGAIKQDVKMGDVIIAMAASSSSSLNRNRFNGGDFAPTASFNLFDKAIKTARDQKISFKAGNVLSSDFFYTDDPLDYEKWAAYNVLCVEMEAAGLYSIAAKHNVDALAILTISDSLITGEQSTAQERESTFNNMIKIALELG from the coding sequence ATGAGTGTACATATTAATGCCAAAAAAGGAGAGATCGCAGAAACGATACTCCTACCTGGTGACCCTTTAAGGGCAAAATGGATTGCAGAAACTTATCTAGAAAATATCAGTTGTTATAACGAAGTTAGGGGGATGCTTGGGTATACTGGTACTTATAAGGGTCGTAAAATTTCAGTACAAGGAACTGGTATGGGTATTCCGTCTATAAGTATTTATGCCCATGAATTAATTTCGGAATTTGGAGTAAAAAACCTCATACGTGTAGGAAGTGCTGGAGCCATAAAACAGGACGTGAAAATGGGAGATGTTATTATTGCTATGGCGGCGTCTAGTTCGTCTTCTTTAAATAGAAATCGGTTTAATGGTGGAGATTTTGCTCCAACCGCAAGTTTTAATTTATTTGATAAAGCGATAAAGACTGCTAGAGATCAAAAAATCTCATTTAAAGCAGGAAATGTTTTGTCATCAGACTTTTTCTATACGGACGATCCTTTGGATTATGAAAAATGGGCTGCCTACAACGTACTTTGTGTGGAGATGGAAGCCGCTGGCTTATATTCTATCGCCGCCAAACACAACGTCGATGCATTAGCTATTTTAACCATCTCTGATTCTTTGATTACTGGAGAACAAAGTACAGCACAAGAACGAGAATCAACATTTAATAACATGATAAAAATAGCCCTAGAGCTTGGATAG
- a CDS encoding MBL fold metallo-hydrolase: MTIKQYNDKPLSHLSYAIISDGKMALVDPARDPQAYYDYAEEQKAKIVAVFETHPHADFVSSHLQIHQETGAAIYVSKLVGADYPHQSFDEGEELKMNGITFKCIHTPGHSPDGITVHAVDKATTKEAIFTGDTLFIGDVGRPDLREKAGNMTAKRKELAQAMYKTMTTKYNHLSDNVWVYPAHGAGSLCGKNMSSDTTSTLGNERIGNWAFQKQTEEEFVSEILDGQPFIPSYFGHNVDINKTGAAVFRKSISDIPVHLNVESFDADAPVIDTRPQAVYKANHLAKSFNIMARSENDKIETWIGAIIQPNEQFYLVLDSISDYDEILSRIAKIGYESQVKAVLTLGQASFRSSIDLDYTDFKQHPDHYTIIDIRNVNEFQDSQKFDSAKNYPLNELRASAKNIPTDKPIMVHCAGGYRSATGSSIIESILPKAKVYDLSEHINDFD, encoded by the coding sequence ATGACCATTAAACAATATAACGACAAACCCTTATCACATTTATCTTACGCTATTATAAGCGATGGAAAAATGGCACTTGTAGATCCCGCGCGAGATCCACAAGCTTATTATGACTATGCAGAAGAGCAAAAAGCAAAAATAGTTGCTGTCTTTGAGACGCATCCTCATGCTGATTTTGTGAGTAGTCACCTGCAAATACATCAAGAAACTGGTGCTGCGATTTATGTGAGTAAATTGGTGGGGGCAGATTATCCTCACCAAAGTTTTGATGAAGGTGAAGAACTTAAAATGAATGGCATCACTTTTAAATGTATCCACACGCCAGGACATTCTCCAGATGGAATAACAGTTCATGCTGTGGACAAAGCCACTACTAAAGAAGCTATTTTTACAGGAGACACTCTCTTTATTGGGGATGTAGGCCGACCAGATTTAAGAGAAAAAGCAGGAAATATGACTGCAAAGCGAAAAGAACTGGCGCAGGCTATGTATAAAACAATGACTACCAAATACAATCACCTATCCGATAATGTATGGGTCTATCCTGCCCATGGAGCTGGAAGTTTATGTGGTAAAAACATGAGTTCAGATACCACAAGTACATTAGGTAATGAGCGTATAGGTAACTGGGCTTTTCAAAAGCAAACCGAAGAAGAGTTTGTAAGTGAAATCTTAGATGGACAACCATTTATTCCTTCTTACTTTGGGCATAATGTAGATATCAATAAAACAGGGGCTGCTGTATTTAGGAAGTCTATTTCTGATATTCCTGTTCACCTGAACGTGGAATCTTTTGATGCAGACGCACCAGTCATAGATACTCGTCCCCAAGCAGTTTATAAAGCCAACCATTTGGCAAAAAGTTTCAATATAATGGCCAGGTCTGAAAATGATAAAATTGAAACTTGGATTGGAGCAATAATTCAACCTAACGAACAATTCTACCTAGTATTAGACTCTATTTCAGATTACGATGAAATTCTATCTAGAATTGCTAAAATAGGATACGAATCCCAAGTAAAAGCGGTCTTAACGCTTGGCCAGGCAAGTTTCAGGTCTTCTATTGATTTAGATTACACAGATTTTAAACAACATCCAGATCACTATACCATTATTGATATCCGGAATGTAAACGAGTTTCAAGACTCTCAAAAATTTGATTCTGCCAAGAATTACCCTCTTAACGAATTGAGAGCTTCGGCTAAAAATATTCCTACAGATAAACCTATTATGGTCCATTGTGCTGGGGGGTATAGAAGTGCTACGGGAAGTAGTATTATAGAATCTATCTTGCCAAAAGCTAAAGTTTACGACTTAAGTGAACACATTAACGATTTTGACTAA
- the rplI gene encoding 50S ribosomal protein L9, whose product MEIILKKDVDNVGFTDDLVSVKNGYGRNFLIPQGVAVLATPSAKKVLAENIKQRAYKEKKVIDEAKTRANKAKELDLKITSKTGAGDKLFGSITTSDLKDYLAKHEVDIDKKFITILGGNIKRLGQYDAKLRFHRDVILDFSFEVITES is encoded by the coding sequence ATGGAAATTATACTAAAAAAAGACGTTGACAATGTTGGTTTTACCGACGATCTTGTATCTGTGAAAAACGGATACGGACGTAACTTTTTAATTCCTCAAGGTGTTGCTGTATTAGCGACTCCTTCTGCGAAAAAAGTGTTGGCAGAAAATATAAAGCAGCGCGCTTATAAAGAGAAAAAAGTTATTGATGAGGCTAAAACTCGTGCTAACAAAGCAAAAGAGCTTGACCTTAAAATCACTTCAAAAACTGGAGCTGGAGATAAACTGTTTGGTAGTATTACTACTTCAGACCTTAAAGATTACCTAGCGAAACACGAAGTAGATATCGATAAGAAATTCATTACTATTCTTGGTGGAAACATTAAGCGTTTAGGTCAATATGACGCTAAACTAAGATTCCACAGAGATGTTATATTAGATTTTTCATTCGAAGTAATCACTGAAAGCTAA
- a CDS encoding Crp/Fnr family transcriptional regulator: MTDQVKRNYGHIFEEKLIQEINEVGIIKSIEAGGELIRPGQYMKAMPLLLDGVIKVMREDKDGFELMLYFLEKGETCAMTLSCCTGSAISEIKAVAETDSDLLMIPIEKMEEWLGKYKSWRNFIFNSYHERLMEVLETIDNIAFKRMDERLLDYLRNKSKYYVDSEIKITHQDIAYDLHTSRVVISRLLKQLEKINKIKLNRNSIKLLNIG, encoded by the coding sequence ATGACAGATCAAGTAAAAAGGAACTACGGACATATATTTGAGGAGAAGTTGATTCAAGAAATCAATGAGGTTGGAATTATAAAATCTATCGAAGCTGGAGGAGAATTGATTCGCCCTGGACAGTACATGAAGGCTATGCCATTATTACTAGACGGTGTTATAAAAGTGATGCGTGAAGACAAAGATGGTTTTGAACTTATGCTATATTTTTTAGAAAAAGGAGAAACCTGTGCTATGACTCTCTCTTGCTGTACTGGTTCTGCCATTAGTGAAATAAAAGCTGTAGCAGAAACCGATTCGGATTTATTGATGATTCCTATTGAAAAGATGGAAGAATGGTTGGGAAAATACAAATCTTGGAGAAACTTTATTTTTAATAGCTACCATGAACGTTTAATGGAGGTTCTTGAAACCATAGATAATATAGCCTTTAAAAGAATGGATGAGCGTTTGTTAGACTATCTTAGAAACAAATCCAAATACTATGTTGATTCAGAGATTAAAATAACCCACCAAGATATTGCCTACGACCTACATACAAGTCGTGTTGTTATTTCAAGACTTTTAAAACAACTAGAAAAGATCAACAAAATCAAACTTAACAGGAATTCTATTAAATTATTAAACATTGGATAG
- the rpsF gene encoding 30S ribosomal protein S6, which yields MNHYETVFILNPVLSEDQIKETVKKYEDFLVSEGAKMVNKEDWGLKKLAYPIQHKKSGFYHMFEYEVVGPTIEPLEVMFRRDERMMRYLTVKLDKHAIDWAKERVKRIKTGA from the coding sequence ATGAATCATTATGAAACTGTTTTCATCTTGAATCCCGTTTTATCTGAAGACCAGATAAAGGAAACAGTGAAGAAATACGAAGATTTTCTTGTTTCTGAAGGTGCCAAGATGGTGAACAAAGAAGATTGGGGGCTAAAAAAATTAGCGTACCCAATTCAACACAAAAAGAGTGGATTTTACCACATGTTTGAGTACGAGGTAGTAGGACCTACTATCGAGCCTTTAGAAGTCATGTTTAGACGAGACGAGCGTATGATGCGTTATCTAACTGTTAAGCTAGATAAACATGCTATCGATTGGGCTAAAGAACGAGTTAAACGAATTAAAACCGGCGCGTAA
- a CDS encoding pseudouridine synthase has product MAYYKIFKPYGMLSQFVYNQKRRKNKRLLGELSDFPEGIMSVGRLDQDSEGLLFLTTDGKFSHHITSSGMEKEYWVQVDGIAKKEHVEKLSKGLKISIYGKPYQTLACQVKLMEPPQDLPKRAKDIRNENDHGVTSWLSITLTEGKFRQVRKMTAKIGLPTLRLVRYRIGEQTIEQMQAEEVIEMHP; this is encoded by the coding sequence ATGGCTTATTATAAAATTTTTAAACCATACGGCATGTTAAGTCAATTTGTTTATAACCAAAAGCGACGCAAAAATAAGAGATTATTAGGTGAGCTTAGCGATTTTCCTGAAGGAATAATGTCGGTGGGTCGATTGGATCAAGACTCTGAAGGTTTATTGTTTTTGACAACAGATGGTAAATTTAGCCATCATATTACTTCCTCTGGAATGGAAAAGGAATATTGGGTGCAGGTGGATGGTATAGCAAAAAAAGAGCATGTTGAAAAATTGTCTAAAGGCTTAAAGATTAGTATCTATGGTAAACCTTACCAGACATTGGCTTGTCAAGTTAAACTGATGGAACCACCTCAAGATTTACCAAAACGCGCTAAAGATATTCGAAATGAAAACGATCATGGAGTAACCTCTTGGTTGTCTATCACGCTTACTGAAGGTAAATTTAGACAAGTAAGAAAAATGACTGCCAAAATTGGTCTTCCAACTCTTAGACTAGTTCGCTATCGAATAGGAGAGCAAACCATTGAACAAATGCAAGCAGAAGAAGTGATCGAAATGCACCCATAA
- a CDS encoding thioredoxin-like domain-containing protein, with the protein MQPLKKTSNKQTFLVQGSINGDFEDYIYIRFDGALDSAKVINNSFQLIGEVSSPKAFQFKFDSISTSDVFYLENDTLLFDILIDEETIDGQNFKLYETKQVSGGKTPTLKKEIETYFKSFSKSKKSRDALYSKMDSLIKKYPNHDYLGKVLSQIAMEQNLLFNDIRGLYSNLDVDELNPNDVAILENYQNKRKVFQIGNEIPNYELISIDSKAVEFKSHLAQYTLIQFWNSWCEKCRLQNNKLKEIYEKYNFKNFEIISISLDTNQQDWTSSVMEDSLPWESYRIEKGFTGKMSSDMGIIHLPQYYLIDEKGRIIEINLSTDELDTILSALLN; encoded by the coding sequence ATGCAACCTCTAAAAAAAACCAGCAATAAACAAACTTTTTTAGTTCAAGGGAGTATCAATGGGGATTTTGAAGACTACATTTATATCCGTTTTGATGGTGCTCTAGACAGTGCTAAAGTGATTAATAATAGCTTTCAGCTTATAGGAGAAGTATCTTCTCCTAAGGCCTTTCAATTCAAATTTGATTCGATCTCTACCTCAGATGTTTTTTATTTAGAAAACGATACACTTCTTTTTGACATTCTTATTGATGAAGAAACCATAGACGGACAAAATTTTAAGCTCTACGAAACTAAGCAAGTGAGCGGAGGTAAAACTCCAACTCTAAAAAAAGAAATAGAAACCTATTTCAAATCTTTTTCCAAATCCAAGAAAAGCAGAGATGCTCTCTACTCAAAGATGGACAGTTTAATTAAAAAGTATCCAAATCATGACTATTTAGGAAAGGTACTTTCACAAATAGCAATGGAGCAAAATTTATTATTTAATGACATTAGAGGCTTATATTCTAACTTGGATGTTGATGAGCTGAACCCAAATGATGTCGCTATTTTAGAAAATTACCAAAACAAACGAAAAGTTTTTCAGATAGGAAATGAAATTCCTAACTATGAATTAATATCTATAGACTCTAAAGCAGTTGAATTCAAATCCCATTTAGCTCAGTATACTCTAATTCAATTTTGGAACAGTTGGTGTGAAAAATGCAGACTTCAGAACAATAAATTGAAGGAAATCTATGAAAAATATAATTTTAAGAACTTTGAAATTATAAGCATATCTTTAGATACTAATCAACAGGATTGGACATCTTCGGTTATGGAGGACTCTTTGCCTTGGGAGTCCTATAGGATTGAAAAAGGATTTACAGGTAAAATGTCTTCTGATATGGGGATTATTCATCTCCCTCAATATTATCTAATCGATGAGAAAGGTAGAATTATTGAAATTAATTTAAGTACAGATGAGTTGGATACAATTTTATCTGCTTTGTTAAACTAA
- the rpsR gene encoding 30S ribosomal protein S18 codes for MATIEEQSKGKNDGEIRYLTPLDIETKSKTRFCRFKRAGIKYVDYKNADFLMEFVNEQGKILPRRLTGTSLKYQRKVSQAIKRSRHLALMPYVGDLLK; via the coding sequence ATGGCAACAATTGAAGAACAATCAAAAGGAAAAAACGATGGTGAGATTAGGTATCTTACCCCGTTAGATATTGAAACAAAAAGTAAAACGCGTTTTTGTCGTTTTAAAAGAGCAGGTATTAAGTATGTAGATTACAAAAATGCCGACTTCTTGATGGAATTTGTAAACGAACAGGGTAAAATTTTACCAAGACGTTTAACAGGTACATCTTTAAAATACCAAAGAAAGGTTTCTCAAGCTATCAAACGTTCGCGTCATTTAGCTTTGATGCCATATGTAGGTGATTTATTAAAATAA
- a CDS encoding carboxypeptidase-like regulatory domain-containing protein: MKKITFILLSFAFLSCGSDSQLVDGKVTTQTDEPLENVLVQVMGTDLNSKTNSNGSFRINTKNRGDELIFTHPTYEMLRLTIDENQEVIQAKLIKKNSPELEK; the protein is encoded by the coding sequence ATGAAAAAAATTACTTTTATTCTGCTATCCTTTGCATTTTTATCCTGTGGAAGCGATAGTCAACTCGTCGATGGTAAAGTCACAACTCAAACTGACGAACCTTTGGAAAATGTCTTGGTACAGGTTATGGGTACCGATCTAAATTCCAAAACAAATTCTAATGGCTCTTTTAGAATAAATACCAAAAATAGGGGAGACGAGCTTATTTTTACGCATCCCACTTATGAGATGCTCAGATTAACAATAGACGAAAATCAAGAGGTTATTCAAGCTAAACTCATAAAAAAGAATAGCCCAGAGCTAGAGAAATAA
- a CDS encoding porin family protein → MKNVIKSVVLVFVFFCSFQLSAQSLDLGIKGGVNYASISNLDSDGRLGFTGGVFVGARFNTLGLQAEVLFSQQGGRFNQNDIETDYVLVPVLAKLHFLRIFNIQFGPQFSYLLNEKDILGSEKVDISGAVGLGLSLGSGLRVDARYNFGFTDAVAFNGASGENRFISLALGYSFL, encoded by the coding sequence ATGAAAAATGTTATAAAAAGTGTTGTCCTAGTATTTGTTTTCTTTTGTTCATTTCAGCTTAGTGCTCAAAGTTTAGATTTGGGAATAAAAGGAGGTGTTAATTATGCATCTATATCAAATCTAGATTCTGACGGAAGATTAGGCTTTACAGGAGGTGTTTTTGTTGGAGCTCGGTTCAACACCCTAGGACTTCAGGCAGAAGTTCTTTTTTCTCAACAAGGGGGTCGTTTTAATCAAAATGATATTGAAACGGACTACGTTTTGGTTCCTGTTCTCGCCAAATTGCACTTTTTAAGAATTTTTAATATACAGTTTGGTCCACAATTTAGCTATCTTTTAAACGAGAAAGATATCTTAGGATCAGAAAAGGTAGACATTTCTGGAGCCGTTGGACTGGGTTTGAGCTTGGGTTCTGGACTTCGTGTAGATGCTAGGTATAATTTTGGATTTACAGATGCCGTTGCTTTCAATGGTGCATCAGGGGAAAATAGATTTATTTCTCTAGCTCTGGGCTATTCTTTTTTATGA
- the deoC gene encoding deoxyribose-phosphate aldolase — protein MINTYIDHTLLHAEATLAQIHKLCEEAIAYKFATVCINSSYVSAAAKILEKSDVKVCTVVGFPLGATSTKSKVEEAKQAIKDGASEIDMVLHQGQLKSKEFQYVENDIQAVKNCIGTHILKVILEICNLTDEEIAEACLIAEQAGADFVKTSTGFGSHGATLKAVQIMKENISSRVQIKASGGIRDSKTAQHYINIGVTRIGASSGIAIVEGTSSSTNY, from the coding sequence ATGATAAACACCTATATAGACCATACCTTATTGCATGCTGAAGCCACTTTAGCACAAATTCATAAGTTATGTGAAGAAGCCATTGCTTATAAGTTTGCAACGGTCTGCATCAACTCAAGTTATGTGAGTGCCGCCGCAAAGATCTTAGAAAAGTCCGACGTTAAAGTGTGCACCGTTGTAGGATTCCCCCTAGGAGCGACCTCTACAAAATCTAAAGTTGAAGAAGCCAAACAAGCCATTAAGGATGGTGCCTCAGAAATTGATATGGTTCTCCATCAAGGGCAGTTGAAGAGTAAAGAATTTCAATATGTTGAAAACGATATACAAGCTGTCAAAAATTGTATAGGAACTCATATCTTAAAAGTGATCTTAGAGATCTGCAATCTTACAGATGAAGAAATTGCTGAAGCTTGCCTGATAGCTGAACAAGCAGGCGCTGACTTTGTGAAGACTTCTACTGGATTTGGCAGTCATGGGGCTACGCTAAAGGCTGTCCAAATCATGAAGGAAAACATCTCAAGTCGAGTTCAGATTAAAGCGTCTGGAGGCATTAGGGATTCTAAAACCGCTCAACACTACATAAATATAGGTGTAACACGAATTGGAGCTTCTTCAGGAATTGCTATAGTAGAAGGAACGTCTTCATCCACTAATTACTAA
- a CDS encoding DUF1853 family protein has protein sequence MDSKDSDSQILKQYQGFLKTGLMVNQLPETKILAMQPILNPKATPLGNFPFEKARAFSFLGKRAEVFFQLYLKQSRRYREIAYSLQIIKDKTTLGEFDFICFDNDTGKVVHIELVNKIYLFDDGLHEDPDFCWIGPNRRDRFIDKAEKLKTKQFPLLYHPDAEATLHKLELDPWKIQQKLCFKAILFLPENSHVRFHKTNLSCISGYYYTLDEFLDKPWKDHKFYIPKKINWFTDESQHTLWRSYSKILIQLHYLVEQNQSPMLLRKDEKENTFKCFVVWW, from the coding sequence TTGGATAGTAAAGATTCGGATTCACAAATTCTAAAGCAATACCAAGGATTTTTGAAAACTGGATTGATGGTAAATCAACTTCCAGAGACAAAGATCCTTGCAATGCAACCCATTCTAAATCCAAAGGCTACACCCTTAGGAAATTTTCCTTTTGAAAAGGCTAGAGCCTTCAGCTTTTTAGGAAAGCGCGCTGAAGTATTTTTTCAATTATATCTGAAACAGTCCAGACGCTATAGAGAGATCGCTTATAGTCTTCAAATCATAAAAGACAAAACAACTCTTGGCGAGTTCGATTTTATCTGTTTTGATAATGACACTGGTAAAGTTGTCCATATAGAATTAGTGAATAAGATTTATTTATTTGATGATGGCCTTCACGAAGATCCAGATTTTTGCTGGATAGGTCCTAATAGACGCGACCGATTTATCGATAAGGCAGAGAAATTAAAAACTAAACAATTTCCATTATTATACCATCCAGATGCTGAAGCCACTTTGCATAAGCTTGAATTAGACCCATGGAAAATTCAGCAAAAACTTTGCTTTAAAGCCATATTGTTTCTACCCGAAAATAGTCATGTAAGGTTCCATAAGACGAATCTCAGTTGCATTTCTGGCTATTATTATACCTTGGATGAATTTTTAGACAAGCCCTGGAAAGATCATAAATTTTATATACCCAAAAAAATCAATTGGTTTACAGATGAAAGTCAGCATACCCTTTGGCGCTCTTATTCCAAAATTTTAATACAGCTTCATTACTTGGTGGAGCAAAACCAATCTCCCATGCTGCTTAGAAAAGACGAAAAGGAAAACACGTTTAAATGTTTTGTGGTCTGGTGGTAA
- a CDS encoding heavy-metal-associated domain-containing protein, whose protein sequence is MTTTVVIQNLKCGGCAHTITKNLQTLEDVSQLEIDVENDRISYNFNNRSTVGQVKEKLKVLGYPIMGETNTYFNKAKSFISCATGKLNQ, encoded by the coding sequence ATGACAACTACAGTGGTAATCCAGAATTTGAAATGCGGTGGCTGTGCCCATACAATTACAAAAAATTTACAAACTTTAGAAGATGTTTCTCAACTAGAAATAGATGTTGAAAACGACAGGATTTCTTATAATTTCAACAATCGATCTACAGTAGGCCAAGTCAAAGAAAAGCTGAAAGTTTTAGGATACCCTATAATGGGAGAGACTAATACTTATTTTAATAAAGCTAAGTCTTTTATAAGTTGTGCTACTGGAAAATTAAATCAATAA